Proteins from one Leptonema illini DSM 21528 genomic window:
- a CDS encoding sodium:solute symporter family transporter, protein MNVLEFIPPILYLLFLVFVILRIRDREGTAESFYFASRGIGSRASIISIVATETSVATILIFPAVGYREDLAVLWLCAGYVVGRVIVAFFILGRIHSFQGVSLYGFLSSSRGTPVLSGVYLIAKYISGGVRFYMAAYAIDALIGGGVAIWILVVALITGLYSLTGGLKSVVLTDQIQGSILFLAGLWFCWRFFPADVRTLADIRFYVPATLAPVGSGSIFLFLGGLTITLGSHGADQDMLQRVFAVRDLSKARRSLILSGLAASIVILLFAFAGLLMKRSMLPLDATSPLVSYIGQADPLSKGLFLVLVLAASMSTLDSAMHATGAVIKDLSARLLAENRDSKADAVRRYSFYSLLLFVLSALLFIEIAKGSYQGDFLGLAMGSMNYVYGGLIGVLLTFVLERRPVRTAAIVAAMVVGMATTAFSEMNGLYWPLVTMLSASMATGASLTAQRLMRRRSAS, encoded by the coding sequence GTGAACGTGTTAGAGTTTATTCCACCCATTCTCTATCTTCTCTTTCTCGTTTTCGTGATTCTGCGCATCCGCGATAGAGAAGGCACGGCTGAGTCGTTTTATTTCGCCTCACGCGGCATTGGATCAAGGGCCTCGATCATTTCGATCGTCGCTACGGAAACGTCCGTGGCGACGATCCTTATCTTCCCGGCCGTCGGTTATCGCGAAGATCTGGCCGTGCTCTGGCTCTGTGCCGGTTATGTCGTCGGTCGCGTTATCGTCGCCTTTTTTATCCTGGGCCGCATTCACAGCTTTCAGGGCGTATCTCTGTATGGCTTTCTCAGTTCGTCTCGCGGCACACCGGTACTTTCGGGCGTTTATCTTATCGCCAAATACATCTCGGGCGGCGTGCGGTTCTATATGGCCGCCTATGCCATCGACGCTCTGATCGGCGGAGGCGTGGCGATCTGGATTCTCGTCGTCGCGTTGATCACCGGCCTTTACAGCCTGACCGGCGGCCTCAAGTCCGTCGTGCTGACCGATCAGATCCAGGGAAGCATTCTCTTTCTTGCAGGCCTCTGGTTCTGCTGGAGGTTCTTCCCGGCTGACGTGCGAACGTTAGCCGATATACGATTCTATGTGCCGGCAACGCTTGCACCGGTCGGATCGGGTTCGATCTTTCTGTTCCTCGGTGGGTTAACGATCACGCTCGGCAGCCATGGCGCCGATCAGGATATGCTGCAGCGCGTTTTCGCCGTCCGCGACCTATCAAAGGCCCGCCGCTCGCTCATTCTCTCTGGATTGGCCGCATCAATCGTAATCCTGCTTTTTGCCTTCGCCGGTCTTCTTATGAAGCGCAGTATGCTGCCTCTTGATGCGACGTCTCCGCTTGTCAGCTATATCGGTCAGGCCGACCCGCTGAGCAAAGGCCTTTTTCTTGTTCTGGTTCTGGCCGCCTCTATGTCGACGCTCGACTCGGCCATGCATGCGACGGGGGCGGTGATCAAGGACCTGTCTGCGCGATTGCTCGCTGAGAACAGGGATTCAAAAGCCGACGCCGTGCGCCGGTATTCGTTCTATTCGCTTCTTCTCTTTGTTCTGTCGGCCCTTCTCTTTATCGAGATTGCAAAAGGTTCGTATCAGGGGGACTTCCTGGGCCTTGCCATGGGATCGATGAATTACGTGTATGGCGGGTTGATCGGAGTACTGCTGACCTTTGTTCTTGAGCGGCGTCCGGTAAGAACGGCGGCCATCGTCGCAGCTATGGTCGTCGGCATGGCAACAACGGCCTTCAGCGAAATGAACGGACTCTACTGGCCTCTTGTAACGATGCTATCTGCGTCGATGGCGACCGGCGCTTCGTTGACAGCGCAGCGCCTCATGCGCCGCCGATCAGCTTCATGA
- the ligA gene encoding NAD-dependent DNA ligase LigA has translation MLDLAEFLRYHQYLYYVKNEPVLADRTFDRLLDELRELEASHPTLAPENSPTTTVGSDLEHDFPRFEHKIRVLSLTNTYSTEEAMEWARKMHDAGDDVRFNVQWKVDGATLVLYYEKGRLKHGVTRGSGNIGDDITPNAKTIRSIPVDLKEPVNLIVRGEAYMTYADFERFNEESGSIYANPRNLTSGSLKQKKSSATARRPIRWVAFDLNFIDWKSGVPDATGSVSTDSEALAYGAKLGLPVFEQNRTVAYDELEKTIEIFRKKADTVDFPVDGLVLKVDDRELREKLGFTSASPRWAVALKFEPEMAETTVEEIEVFVGRTGRVTPRARLTPVQLAGTTVTYATLHNADYIARLDVRVGARVIVSKRGEIIPAVEEVVDPGSGPAYEFPGVCPSCNTALKREEDVVDRYCPNPECEEKLIHGLIFFCGRKQMDIAGLGEKTLRTLFRAGLIRTIEDIYTFEKRREDAETIEGFGKKSVQLIVDGVAESKKKDMRRLLPALGLREIGPAVTDILIREGYRSIERIFELIDAKDAEERLNAMHGIGKETASEILRQLRDKKTRKRITALQKFGLNFSVPEPVADSSIKKIFAGQTWCVTGSFAHFKPREKAMEEVELRGGSTTSAVSSKTTHLLAGEKAGSKLQKAEQLGVTVVSEEEFMKLIGGA, from the coding sequence ATGCTTGATCTGGCTGAGTTCCTGCGCTACCATCAGTATCTCTATTACGTAAAGAACGAACCTGTTCTTGCAGATCGCACCTTCGATCGACTGCTCGACGAGTTGCGCGAACTGGAAGCCAGCCATCCGACGCTTGCGCCCGAGAACTCCCCCACCACAACGGTGGGCTCTGATCTCGAACACGACTTCCCCCGTTTCGAACATAAGATTCGCGTCCTTTCGCTTACGAATACCTACAGCACCGAAGAGGCCATGGAATGGGCCAGGAAGATGCACGATGCCGGCGACGACGTGCGCTTCAATGTGCAATGGAAGGTGGACGGAGCGACCCTTGTTCTTTATTATGAGAAAGGCCGCCTCAAACACGGCGTCACTCGCGGAAGTGGAAACATCGGCGACGATATCACTCCAAATGCAAAGACGATACGCAGCATCCCCGTCGACCTGAAAGAGCCCGTTAACCTCATCGTGCGCGGCGAGGCTTACATGACCTACGCCGATTTCGAACGCTTTAACGAAGAATCGGGTAGCATCTACGCGAATCCGCGCAACCTGACATCGGGATCTCTCAAGCAGAAGAAATCATCCGCTACGGCCAGAAGGCCGATTCGCTGGGTCGCCTTTGATCTGAACTTTATCGATTGGAAATCAGGCGTGCCTGATGCGACCGGTTCCGTATCCACCGATTCCGAAGCACTTGCTTACGGCGCAAAGCTCGGACTGCCTGTATTCGAGCAGAACCGCACCGTTGCTTACGATGAGCTCGAAAAGACAATCGAGATCTTTCGCAAAAAGGCCGATACCGTAGATTTTCCCGTCGATGGGCTTGTGTTGAAAGTGGACGATCGCGAGCTTCGCGAAAAACTCGGATTTACATCGGCCAGCCCTCGCTGGGCCGTCGCTCTGAAATTCGAGCCCGAGATGGCCGAAACGACCGTCGAAGAGATCGAGGTCTTTGTCGGTCGCACGGGTCGGGTAACGCCGCGGGCTCGCCTCACGCCGGTACAGCTGGCCGGCACGACCGTAACCTATGCGACGCTGCATAACGCGGACTATATAGCGCGCCTTGATGTTCGCGTTGGCGCGAGAGTCATCGTCAGCAAGCGCGGCGAGATCATACCGGCCGTCGAAGAGGTCGTCGATCCGGGCTCCGGACCCGCTTATGAATTTCCAGGCGTCTGCCCCTCCTGCAATACGGCTCTGAAACGCGAAGAGGATGTCGTTGATCGATACTGTCCGAATCCCGAATGCGAAGAGAAGCTGATTCATGGCCTGATCTTTTTCTGTGGCCGCAAGCAGATGGATATTGCCGGTCTTGGCGAGAAAACGTTGCGCACGCTCTTTCGCGCCGGGCTGATTCGAACGATCGAAGACATCTACACGTTTGAGAAAAGACGCGAAGACGCCGAAACGATCGAAGGGTTCGGCAAAAAATCCGTTCAGCTCATCGTCGATGGCGTTGCTGAATCCAAGAAAAAGGATATGCGACGACTGCTTCCCGCGCTTGGGCTTCGCGAGATCGGCCCCGCCGTCACAGACATCCTGATTCGCGAAGGATATCGTTCGATAGAAAGGATCTTCGAACTCATCGATGCAAAAGACGCCGAAGAGCGCCTGAACGCCATGCATGGCATCGGCAAAGAAACGGCTTCAGAGATCCTGCGACAGCTGCGCGATAAAAAGACTCGCAAGCGCATCACCGCTCTCCAGAAATTCGGATTGAACTTCAGCGTGCCCGAGCCCGTCGCCGATTCATCAATTAAAAAGATCTTCGCCGGTCAGACGTGGTGCGTTACGGGCAGCTTCGCCCATTTCAAACCTCGCGAGAAGGCGATGGAAGAGGTGGAGCTTCGCGGAGGAAGCACGACGTCGGCCGTCAGTTCAAAGACGACGCATCTGCTTGCAGGCGAGAAGGCGGGCAGTAAACTGCAGAAGGCCGAACAGCTTGGCGTTACCGTCGTCAGCGAAGAAGAATTCATGAAGCTGATCGGCGGCGCATGA
- a CDS encoding Fur family transcriptional regulator, translated as MEKQHPDIHKEISQFSNYLKQKGLKITNQRLLVAEKIFTLGSHFTVDSLAEELKDRRGEISRATIYRIVSLLVESGQLTEHDFGASSKYYEYIPARQHHDHIVCQDCGHIEEFYAPAIEKIQTEVAAEYQFELTDHSLNHYGRCKILKEKGRCERKESREPKLQV; from the coding sequence ATGGAAAAACAGCATCCCGATATACACAAAGAGATCTCACAGTTCTCGAACTATCTGAAGCAGAAGGGGCTGAAAATCACGAACCAGCGACTGCTCGTCGCAGAAAAGATCTTCACGCTGGGGTCACATTTCACCGTCGACAGCCTGGCCGAAGAGCTCAAGGATCGGCGGGGCGAGATATCAAGAGCGACCATCTATCGCATCGTCTCTTTGCTCGTCGAATCGGGTCAGCTGACCGAGCACGATTTCGGCGCCAGCTCGAAATACTATGAATACATTCCCGCAAGGCAGCATCATGACCACATCGTCTGCCAGGACTGCGGGCATATCGAAGAATTCTACGCTCCGGCCATCGAAAAGATTCAAACCGAGGTGGCCGCCGAGTACCAGTTCGAACTCACCGACCACTCCCTGAACCACTATGGCCGCTGCAAAATCCTCAAAGAAAAAGGCCGCTGCGAGCGGAAAGAAAGCCGGGAGCCCAAGCTCCAGGTCTGA
- a CDS encoding PilZ domain-containing protein, which produces MSAGGPSMDPSERRRFPRADLVFRVRYRSIRSAIPAPDAGQLSRAEGRDISLGGVSFRRTDEIQAGEVLHMSFYFDELPGEISAVGRIVRIWDEPGEQLVAVRFTVIDPDDCSILATYIRQFELQSEP; this is translated from the coding sequence GTGAGCGCAGGTGGACCGTCTATGGACCCGTCAGAGAGAAGGCGGTTTCCGCGAGCAGATCTGGTATTCCGGGTGCGGTACAGGTCCATCCGATCGGCGATTCCCGCTCCTGATGCGGGTCAGCTTTCGCGTGCCGAGGGCCGCGACATCTCACTGGGCGGCGTTTCGTTCCGGCGTACCGACGAGATACAGGCGGGCGAAGTCCTGCATATGTCCTTTTACTTTGATGAGCTACCTGGAGAAATCTCAGCCGTGGGTCGCATCGTTCGTATCTGGGATGAGCCTGGCGAACAGCTTGTGGCCGTCCGTTTCACCGTCATCGATCCAGATGATTGCAGCATCCTCGCCACCTACATACGGCAGTTCGAGCTGCAATCAGAGCCCTGA
- the thiL gene encoding thiamine-phosphate kinase: MLDELQIIDLFFEKSEVPVDDCAYLPETSQIITGDSMVENTHFRLDWHPPELLARKLFQSNLSDVAAGGGDPQWCLLQMGLPGNAEEQFLKRFAAAFREECKENRCKLIGGDTFRNTTYIFSLTMAGRVRRPLQRRAHPGDAIYMTGTAGLSLAGMKHLTGEMKLTGSLQKRALERHLAPVARLDLARKLREMPDLHGMMDLSDGLLQDLERFARAAGQRFHLHLHSIPCDDELLPLMPALERAISGEEYELVFCAPAGLQQAPGFDITQIGRVITGPPGLTVFEDSSEGKIVIPESRGFEHF, from the coding sequence ATGCTTGACGAATTACAGATCATCGATCTTTTCTTCGAGAAAAGCGAGGTACCCGTCGATGACTGCGCCTATCTGCCCGAGACGTCGCAGATCATAACCGGCGACAGTATGGTCGAGAATACGCATTTTCGTCTGGACTGGCATCCGCCCGAGCTGCTTGCGCGAAAACTCTTTCAGAGCAACCTCAGCGACGTCGCCGCAGGCGGAGGCGATCCACAGTGGTGTCTTTTGCAGATGGGTCTTCCAGGCAATGCAGAGGAACAGTTCCTGAAACGATTTGCTGCTGCCTTCCGCGAAGAATGCAAAGAGAATCGATGCAAACTGATCGGCGGCGATACGTTTCGCAATACGACCTACATCTTCAGCCTGACGATGGCCGGTCGCGTCAGAAGACCACTACAGAGACGAGCCCACCCGGGCGATGCGATCTACATGACGGGCACAGCAGGGCTTTCGCTGGCCGGTATGAAACATCTGACCGGCGAAATGAAGTTAACCGGATCTCTACAGAAAAGAGCGCTCGAACGACATCTTGCTCCCGTGGCTCGCCTGGACCTTGCGCGAAAGCTGCGCGAGATGCCCGACCTGCATGGTATGATGGATCTTTCGGATGGGCTCTTACAGGACCTGGAACGTTTTGCACGTGCTGCGGGCCAGAGATTTCATCTGCACTTACACAGTATTCCCTGTGACGACGAACTGCTGCCGCTTATGCCTGCTCTTGAGCGGGCTATCTCTGGGGAGGAGTATGAGCTGGTTTTCTGCGCCCCCGCGGGATTGCAGCAAGCGCCAGGCTTCGATATTACACAGATAGGAAGGGTTATTACAGGCCCTCCAGGCCTGACGGTCTTTGAAGACAGTTCAGAAGGCAAGATCGTTATACCAGAGAGCCGCGGGTTTGAGCATTTCTGA
- a CDS encoding rhomboid family intramembrane serine protease, translating to MNRAPVTRFLVIANTGIHILLFWWAVSNPGFYIQGFYDQWGLVPADFWHGRVYQPLTSMFLHGGWLHLLVNMIALWSLGTAIEMTVGAMRFGLLYIFSGLTGALFVVVFQSDLGDPTVGASGAIMGLLAAIAVFYPRSEMLIFFFPMKARTAAIVIGVASVLLSIYDRSSGISHLGHLGGLIGGIIYTKFVLQLNFLRNDLQQSGSRFVFRRRVDPHASMEDEVRRMMEQLRQERAGQAERRPPQWKEKEPEPFNEVIRDEPQEPTVERRIYFDPVTGRFYVK from the coding sequence ATGAATAGGGCCCCCGTCACCAGATTTCTTGTCATCGCGAATACGGGAATTCATATTTTGCTGTTTTGGTGGGCCGTTTCCAATCCGGGCTTCTATATACAGGGGTTCTATGATCAATGGGGGCTCGTGCCTGCCGATTTCTGGCATGGAAGAGTTTATCAGCCCCTTACGTCGATGTTTCTGCACGGAGGCTGGCTGCATCTGCTTGTGAATATGATTGCTCTATGGTCCCTGGGAACTGCCATTGAGATGACGGTGGGCGCTATGCGATTCGGCCTTCTGTATATTTTCTCAGGATTGACCGGTGCTCTCTTTGTCGTCGTTTTTCAGAGTGATCTGGGCGATCCGACCGTAGGAGCGTCGGGTGCGATCATGGGGCTTCTGGCAGCCATCGCCGTCTTTTATCCGCGATCAGAGATGCTCATCTTCTTTTTTCCGATGAAGGCGCGGACGGCGGCTATCGTTATCGGCGTCGCCTCTGTGCTGTTATCCATCTACGACAGATCCTCGGGCATCTCGCATCTCGGCCATCTGGGCGGCCTTATCGGCGGCATCATCTACACGAAGTTCGTTCTGCAACTCAATTTTCTCCGCAACGACCTACAGCAGAGCGGATCACGCTTTGTCTTTCGACGGCGCGTCGATCCGCATGCAAGCATGGAAGACGAAGTTCGCCGCATGATGGAACAGCTGCGTCAGGAGCGAGCAGGGCAGGCAGAGCGCCGTCCACCTCAATGGAAAGAAAAAGAGCCCGAGCCGTTTAATGAGGTGATTCGCGATGAACCTCAGGAGCCGACAGTGGAGCGACGGATCTACTTTGATCCCGTCACAGGGCGTTTTTACGTGAAATAA